The genome window GAGGAGGCGAGAAGAGTAAGTGAAAGAAGGTAGGTAAAATACCTTGAATGAAGCCATGCTGTATACGTGGACTCTCAAACTTTCAATCGCTGAGAGCCCCGTGAACACAAGGCAGTTGGTAAGGCAACTCTTTTTGTGCGTGTGTTAAGGTTTGGTCGTGATCGTCCCCAAAAAAAAGTGGTGAGAGGGTGGTGTGGTTGGGCCGGTTATAAGAGGAAAGTCACCTGGAATTGTTCTGGGGAGGCTGAATGAGTAATATGGGCTGGAAGTCAAATGACGAGATGAGCAATTGGAAAGTAGATAGAATGCCGGAAAGTGGAAAGACCAGAGGATGAGAGGATACGATACGTagggagaagagaagagaagaggagaggagagggaATGtaggaggaagagaaagcaaaaggaagaaaagaaagataagaggagaagctgaagagagcagcagcagtcgaTGTAAGTAGGTACGTGGTATTTGGTGGACAAGCAAGAGGAGGTCCAGGTACCTTTGGATAAGTAAGTTGGGAAGTAATccacctgctgctgcaacTAGGTAAACCATTCGGTAATACTaatactgctgctgctacgACGGAGTTACTGCTAGGTAGGTACTAATTATAATCAATGAGCGATATAAAATAAAATCAAGCGCAAACATGAACCGTACAGGAAACATTTCTCTAGTTATCATAAAGAATGTTGAgatagtgatgatgatgatgataataataataacaatcGTAATATAAAAATGCCAATGCCAATAACGatagttaataataataatcaaCAGTTGCTATGTGCTCTGTACTGTACGTGCTTGATTGACTGTCAGTTCCTTTTTTtgcgggggggggggttgtGGTTTGGCTCCAGTGGAAATTCGCTAGTCAAGACGATGCGGGGACTCTGGACACTGAGCAGTAAAATGTACCTGAATAGAGGGAATGCAATTGATCAGACGGTAAGTTAGTAAAGAGAAAGATCATTGATGTTTGAAGATTGCAGGATAATTATTATTGAACCTTGAcaaaagaggggaaaggccaaaaaaaaatgaTGATCTCCCCTGGCTgaaaaaaacaaaagagTTCCGATCAGCTTGATTTGATATCGCGCAGGTTCCTGACTAAAGGGCCGAAAGTGCCAGCGGCGAAAAACAGTGGCGAGAGTCAGGAAGAAATACAGCGTGGATACAACCAGTTACCTTAGTTGCAGGGACAAAGAGAAAATGGCTGTAGAGAACTTGGGTTGAAAATAGTTGGCAAGGATGTGATCATTCAGGATCCACTTTGGATCTGGGGAGAACCTGCTTATGATAACTTACCAGAATCAGCTCGAACATCATAGTAGATGGAGGCCAATATCTAGATGGAGTACTGACCCGGACGGAATTCCAGCACACAGGACACAAAAATCGGCAATACCAGTGAGAGCACCTAATATGACCTGAACGTGAAAACTGAACTGGGCAAAGACTTCAGAGATCAGCTGCCCTGTCATTCGCACGGGCTCTTTAGCAGGAGATCGCATCATTAGGCGTAATCAATCAGGTAATTTACTCAGTTACGGAGACTTCCTTAAAGCGCTGCCCCACTAGCACCACCCATTGCCCGTATCGGAATTGCCTCATCCTATTGATTGTATGAGATGCTGACCCCACTGTTCAGTCTCATGTATGGGCATACTGTAACTCCCGTAATTTTGGTCACTGACGCCGAACACTCTGTACTCTGGTTCGCTGGCGCTGCTCTCCCATCGACCGGTCTAGGGCTTTGGGAAAAAGGCAAATGATGTCATCTATGCCTTACAGTACACTGAGCACCTGATCCCCGTGtccatcccatcccatcccaGATAGGCCTGTTTCAATGTTACATGCCGGTATCATTACCCATGGCTTACCAGAAACCCACGTTGCTTGCCAAGTCCAGCATGCCTTAGTTACGTTGCTCAATCATGATCGCCCGGAACTTGCTACTGGACCTCTCGAGAGGAGAGGTACTATGATAAACAAGCTGTTTCTCCAGGGCTTCATTTGCAGTCCACTCCAATTACGAGGGAGCGAGAGACCCCTATTGATAGATATCATGCCGACTTGGTACCCATCAACCTAAATAATGCCCAGCATTCAGACCCCATTATTCTATTCCGGAGAGCGGAGAAATGCGTCAAATTCATCAACAAAAAAGGAACCATTTGCTCCTTACTAACTAATCACAGGGCTTCTCAACAGCTTTATTGACTCACAGCTCTAACACATTGCTCAGCTTTCTTTTCCGTGGCCACTCCTACCACCACCATTTCGCCGGATTGCCTCAAATTTTTCAATGTCGctcctcggcttcttcccctcccccGCAAGTACCCCTCCATCCTCCAACTTCTTAGGCTTCTGCACCAGCGCCCGAATCTCTAGGTGAAGTCGACCGACCTGGAATGCGATGAAAATCCGAGGATTTCTTGAGCGCATTCCTGCCTCATATATCCCATGACGGTGCGTTCGTGCCTTCGCCAAAGTGAGGAACGGGCCAAAGATATTGTGACCCTGTCGCAGGAAGGGACGGTGATTTAGGACGAGGGACGCTGAAACCTGTTTACCCACTTCCTCTGGAGTGTACCTATATTTGTCGCGAGAGGTCACCCCGACAGAAGTAAAGACCAAATGTTTCTCCCCAACCGCATGATTGGAGCGTTTCCGACGACTCTTTTTCATCTCGGGATAAGGGTGCCTTTACTCTTAGGACCGCCGCGCTGCTACTGGATGCGTTCTCAGCATGAGGATGTTGCATGGACAAGATCTGGGTCGTTGCTGGCTTCAACTTAGGTCGAGCAAATTGTTGCTTTCTTCAGGCCGCAGTGCAGAATGATTCGGCAAGTGAGAGGATCGTGAATGGGACAATTAGGcaacaagagaagaagaggtccGCAGAGGTTGGTGCCTGTGGGGGAGGTTGAGGCAACAGGAGTACAGGAGATAAGTGTGTTATGGCTGTACCGAAAAGGTCTCAAAAAGTCACGGTTCATGCATTTAACATGATGAGAGCCATGTTTACTAGCGTGTCATAGATGATGTTTTGTATGATGACcgcatatatatatcaaaGATCTATCTAGTCCACTCTCTGGAAGCATACCGTGCAAACACCCTGACCCTCTTGCCCTCCAAATCTAAACTTGGGATATTCCACACGTCCCCAGACCTCCAGCCGATCAGCGCCAGGACCCTTGGCCTCCTCGCCTGTGAACCAGCGAaccaactcctcctcggtccAATTGCAACTCGTCACAACCAGGAACCCGCCCTTGCGCACTAACCTGCGCGCAATACTGGGATACCGCTCGCATACACGGCGCTGGATCACCTTCCCCTCGCTCTTCCCCTCaaccaccacctcctctgACAACGAAACCGCATCAAATGTCCCCTTATCAAGCACAATATCAAACCCGCCCTGCGCATACGGGAACCAATCCAGCCGACCCTCCCCCTCCAACTGCCCCTCCGAATTCAAAATATCCCACTCCTCAAACCTGATCATCATGTCCTTATCCTCCTCAGGGACCGGAATCGCCTCCGCAGTCTCCGCCCCGTTCGAAACCaccacatcctcctcctccccttcttcttgttcctcCCCTTCAGATTCACTCCCACTCAAATAAGCCGAATGAATCTTCAATCGCTGCAACTCCCTCGCCAACTCCACACTCCTCGCCGAATAATCCACCCCGACCATCACCCCCCGGAACCCGCCCCTCTTCCTCAACAGCGCAAGCATACTCCCATTTCCCGTCCCCAGGTCCAGGATGCTAGGCTGCCTGCCCCTCTCCTCATCGCTCTGTGGTTTTTTCGCGGCGGTTTTCGCTGTAGATGTTGCGGGGAGTGTATTGCACGGCGCAAGCGGGAAGCTCTCATCCGTTAGGAAGCGGAGGACTTTTTCCGGGGCTTTGTGCTCGGAGAACCACGATGTGCCTGggtcgtcatcgtcatccacaGATTCAGTCTCGGACTCGGATTCGGCGGAGTCGGCATCTGCGTCGGCGGTGGGGGTTGGTCGGGCGTTTGGCTGGTGTTTACTGGAGAGGTGAGCGAGAGTTCGGGCGTAGTAGGTTTCCCAGCTGCATGGAGCTTCAATTAGCAAGCGGACTCAATCTGATTCATAGACATGGTGGCTTGAGCTATTCAACTTGTTCGTGGTgttggttttttttttttttccccttgcTGACATGCGGGTGGAGGGGTACGCGGGGTAGGCTTTGAAGATTTTCTGAAAGGCCGATAGTATGCGGCTACCTACTAATTCTTTGTGCCCAGTTCGCTGGGAGACAGGTGCGCCGGATGATTCTCGTCTGCCATTATTTCGCTGTGCAATGCTATGGCTACAATAGTCTATAGCTGCGGCGATGAAAAGTTGATACGGATAAAAGTCCCTGGATGACGCGAAGTGCCAAATCAGTGCCTGTCTGCTCGGGGTTTCGGCCCGCTGTGGATAAGACCtccagtacggagtactgtggACAGATCTACTCGCAATTTCAAGACGACTCAGGAATCTACTTCAGTAAAGATTTTAACAATGTTTCAAGCATATTGTTCAATGGGTATTCCGCGTTCGCCGTTCTTTAAGGTGCAATTCACACCAACAAGTGTGAAAAAATGAGCACCACGCCAGACGCTTCTGACTGTTGAAGCCATGGCCAACTCACAGTACACCACTAATATTACAGGTTATTAGGCAAACAATGCCACACTTGGTTCTTTTGAATAACCCCGGACGCCATTCGACCAACAAAGCATGCGAGACCGAGTCGATGCCGAATCAATGCAACAATAAGGCCTCCAGTCGACCAGTCACCCACTTgtcaaaaagaaaaaaaaatgcagATAAAGGTTGGGAATAAGAATGCAAATCACGACATCAAAGCCTGCTTTGGTCATCGAGTCATCAAAGTATAGTAAACATAAGGGTAAATACTGGAAGATCAAATGAAAGCGGAAGTGAATGGCGAATAAAATGAAAAGGAatgaagatcaaggagagaaagaatgTAGCCCAGtagaaggatgaagatgcggaAAGAGACAGAGCGAAAGTAAGTAATGCTCAAAGAATGAATGATGAAAAGAATCAGGTCATGGAATCATTCCTCCGACGTAAGCCCAAGGCATCACGGCAGAGACAGGCTGCCTTAAAAACCATTAAGGCAGTGTTTATAAAAATTCATCAATATTCCTCATTATAAGTCGCTCGTTCCCAGGAGGGGGAGACCGAGGATCTGCCGTCTCTGTCCGAAAATGAGGACCACCAGGGAGGCGATCTTCCAGCCCATCCGGGAATGGAGGAGCGAGAGATGGCGCCAGGAATTGGCTCGTCCGTGGAGAAAACAAGTTTAGCGGATCCTCGACAGTGTCTTTTTCAATGGCATCTG of Aspergillus fumigatus Af293 chromosome 2, whole genome shotgun sequence contains these proteins:
- a CDS encoding putative S-adenosylmethionine-dependent methyltransferase; this translates as MADENHPAHLSPSELGTKNYWETYYARTLAHLSSKHQPNARPTPTADADADSAESESETESVDDDDDPGTSWFSEHKAPEKVLRFLTDESFPLAPCNTLPATSTAKTAAKKPQSDEERGRQPSILDLGTGNGSMLALLRKRGGFRGVMVGVDYSARSVELARELQRLKIHSAYLSGSESEGEEQEEGEEEDVVVSNGAETAEAIPVPEEDKDMMIRFEEWDILNSEGQLEGEGRLDWFPYAQGGFDIVLDKGTFDAVSLSEEVVVEGKSEGKVIQRRVCERYPSIARRLVRKGGFLVVTSCNWTEEELVRWFTGEEAKGPGADRLEVWGRVEYPKFRFGGQEGQGVCTVCFQRVD